A single region of the Gaiellales bacterium genome encodes:
- a CDS encoding RNA polymerase subunit sigma-70, with amino-acid sequence MTDRERDLLTAARSGDEDAYAGLAAPYRAALHAHCYRMLGSLPDAEDALQESLLRAWRGLPRFEGRSSLRSGLYTIATNACLKAIERRPRRVLPLDYGGSGDPDDAPGRPLIESVWIAPYPDREIGLEDGLAAPDARYEQRESVELAFIAALQQLPLRQRAVLILRDVLGLSGAETAAALGTTPASVCSALQRAHRTLDQRRLDRSQQSTLRALAFAHYRWDGERGGFRAHGISVLTRAGDRIAEIMAFLDASTFPGFGLPAELRIGPRTAAASGTLAGPD; translated from the coding sequence ATGACCGACCGGGAGCGCGACCTGCTGACCGCCGCCCGGAGCGGCGACGAGGACGCCTACGCCGGGCTCGCCGCGCCCTACCGGGCGGCGCTGCACGCCCACTGCTACCGCATGCTCGGCTCCCTGCCCGACGCCGAGGACGCGCTGCAGGAATCGCTGCTCCGGGCCTGGCGCGGCCTGCCCCGGTTCGAGGGCCGAAGCTCGCTGCGCTCCGGGCTCTACACGATCGCCACGAACGCCTGCCTGAAGGCGATCGAGCGGCGGCCGCGGCGCGTCCTCCCGCTCGACTACGGCGGGTCCGGCGACCCGGACGACGCCCCCGGCCGGCCGCTGATCGAGTCGGTGTGGATCGCCCCCTACCCCGACCGTGAGATCGGCCTCGAGGACGGCCTGGCGGCGCCCGACGCCCGATACGAGCAGCGCGAGAGCGTCGAGCTCGCGTTCATCGCCGCTCTGCAGCAGCTGCCCCTGCGCCAGCGGGCGGTGCTGATCCTGCGCGACGTGCTCGGCCTCTCCGGCGCCGAGACCGCGGCGGCGCTCGGGACGACCCCGGCGTCGGTCTGCAGCGCGCTCCAGCGGGCGCACCGCACGCTCGACCAGCGCCGGCTCGACCGCAGCCAGCAGTCGACGCTGCGCGCCCTGGCGTTCGCGCACTACAGGTGGGACGGGGAGCGGGGCGGGTTTCGCGCGCACGGGATCAGCGTCCTCACGCGGGCCGGCGACCGGATCGCCGAGATCATGGCCTTCCTCGACGCGTCCACGT
- a CDS encoding alkaline phosphatase D family protein produces MTPESIANTPALVVGPVLRYVGQTEATVWVEVSAACQVEVLGQATPTFEVRGHHYAVVGLTGLDPGAVVEYAVTLDGTQVWPLPEDTRPRSSIHTRKGEHRARLVFGSCRVGAPEREPYTLPPSEEEGFGIDALWAYSRRLQEGLEDWPDGLLLIGDQVYADEVSPATLEFIRGRRDTSDPPGEEIADFEEYTRLYRESWTEPDIRWLLSTVPSVMIFDDHDVIDDWNISWQWLRDARSEPWWDARITGAFMSYWVYQHIGNLTADELAEEPMYRTAIAKDGDVGDELEAFARKADRESAATRWASLRDFGRSRVLVVDSRAARVLDEEHREMVDDAEWAWIVERSRGDLDHLLIVSTLPVFMSPGVHHLEAWNEAVCDGAWGRSAAGLGERLRRALDLEHWPAFHRSFARMVDLLRDVATGGGGARRPPASVSVIGGDVHNAYVAEVSLGRRDPARSRVHQIVCSPFRNPLSPGQRRMVQLTKTAPVVAVLKAAAHLAGVRMPAVRWRYATGPTFENSIGIVELDGRRAEVTIYRAEPGDPADALQPLHSHLLSDGPRAG; encoded by the coding sequence ATGACTCCGGAATCCATCGCAAACACGCCGGCGCTCGTCGTCGGCCCCGTGCTGCGCTACGTCGGCCAGACCGAGGCGACCGTGTGGGTCGAGGTCAGCGCCGCCTGCCAGGTCGAGGTGCTCGGCCAGGCGACGCCGACGTTCGAGGTGCGCGGGCACCACTACGCCGTGGTCGGGCTGACCGGCCTCGACCCCGGAGCCGTCGTCGAGTACGCGGTGACGCTCGACGGGACGCAGGTGTGGCCGCTCCCCGAGGACACCCGCCCGCGCAGCTCGATCCACACCCGTAAGGGCGAGCACCGCGCCCGCCTCGTCTTCGGCTCCTGCCGCGTCGGCGCGCCCGAGCGCGAGCCCTACACCCTGCCGCCGAGCGAGGAGGAGGGCTTCGGCATCGATGCGCTCTGGGCGTACTCGCGCCGGCTCCAGGAGGGCCTCGAGGACTGGCCGGACGGCCTCCTACTGATCGGCGACCAGGTCTACGCGGACGAGGTGTCGCCCGCGACGCTCGAGTTCATCCGCGGCCGCCGCGACACGTCGGACCCTCCGGGAGAGGAGATCGCCGACTTCGAGGAGTACACCCGCCTCTACCGCGAGTCGTGGACCGAGCCCGACATCCGCTGGCTGCTCTCCACGGTGCCGAGCGTCATGATCTTCGACGACCACGACGTCATCGACGACTGGAACATCTCCTGGCAGTGGCTGCGCGACGCGCGCTCCGAGCCGTGGTGGGACGCCCGCATCACCGGCGCGTTCATGTCCTACTGGGTCTACCAGCACATCGGCAACCTGACCGCCGACGAGCTGGCGGAGGAGCCGATGTACCGGACGGCGATCGCGAAGGACGGCGACGTCGGCGACGAGCTCGAGGCCTTCGCCCGCAAGGCCGACCGCGAGTCCGCGGCGACTCGCTGGGCCTCGCTGCGCGACTTCGGCCGGTCGCGCGTGCTCGTGGTCGACTCGCGCGCGGCCCGCGTCCTCGACGAGGAGCACCGGGAGATGGTCGACGACGCCGAGTGGGCCTGGATCGTCGAGCGCAGCCGCGGCGACCTCGACCACCTCCTGATCGTGAGCACCCTGCCCGTCTTCATGTCGCCGGGCGTGCACCATCTCGAGGCCTGGAACGAGGCCGTGTGCGACGGCGCCTGGGGGCGGTCCGCCGCCGGCCTTGGCGAGCGTTTGCGGCGCGCGCTCGACCTCGAGCACTGGCCCGCCTTCCACCGGTCGTTCGCCCGCATGGTCGACCTGCTGCGCGACGTCGCCACGGGCGGAGGCGGCGCCCGCCGCCCGCCGGCGTCGGTGAGCGTCATCGGCGGCGACGTGCACAACGCCTACGTCGCCGAGGTGTCGCTGGGGCGGCGCGACCCGGCCCGCAGCCGGGTGCACCAGATCGTCTGTTCGCCCTTCAGGAACCCCCTGTCGCCGGGCCAGCGGCGGATGGTGCAGCTGACGAAGACTGCGCCCGTTGTCGCCGTCCTGAAGGCGGCCGCGCATCTGGCCGGCGTGCGCATGCCGGCGGTGCGGTGGCGCTACGCCACCGGCCCCACCTTCGAGAACTCGATCGGCATCGTCGAGCTCGACGGCCGCCGGGCGGAGGTCACGATCTACCGTGCGGAGCCGGGCGATCCGGCCGACGCGCTCCAGCCGCTCCACTCGCATCTGCTGTCGGACGGCCCCCGGGCCGGCTGA
- a CDS encoding phosphatase PAP2 family protein, giving the protein MLIAVLILVSAAAAALAFAAFRSAFRRPWGRAPAAAAAGAIEEHTRARRFVDDRLDAEVVTGLALTAALAVIVVAGLVVAGLAVAVRHAEGLSDVDSAAALWAHRHGGLLQDRLLEDVSTLASTGGVVVIAVVVCAVEWVRVPSRAIPVFLAVVTIGDSLATNAVKTAIDRARPAIDPVAATLGPSFPSGHSSTAASLFAAVALLAGRRRGVTARAALAAAAVGIAVAVACSRVMLDLHWTSDVVGGLALGWAWFAACAVAFGGRLLDFGAPVEQAALRDPVPVSRPGGRPTADASGAAGARRPDRPAPHGRS; this is encoded by the coding sequence ATGCTGATCGCAGTCCTCATCCTGGTCTCGGCGGCCGCGGCCGCGCTGGCATTCGCCGCCTTCCGCTCGGCGTTTCGCAGGCCGTGGGGGCGCGCGCCGGCGGCCGCGGCGGCCGGGGCCATCGAGGAGCACACCCGCGCGCGCCGCTTCGTGGACGACCGCCTCGATGCGGAGGTCGTCACCGGGCTCGCGCTCACGGCCGCGCTCGCCGTGATCGTGGTCGCCGGGCTCGTCGTCGCCGGCCTGGCCGTCGCCGTGCGCCACGCCGAGGGGCTGTCCGACGTCGACTCCGCGGCGGCGCTCTGGGCGCACCGGCACGGCGGCTTGCTCCAGGATCGCCTGCTCGAGGACGTCTCGACGCTTGCGTCGACGGGCGGCGTGGTCGTGATCGCGGTGGTCGTCTGCGCCGTCGAGTGGGTGCGCGTGCCCAGCCGGGCGATCCCGGTGTTCCTGGCCGTCGTCACGATCGGCGACTCGCTGGCGACGAACGCCGTCAAGACGGCGATCGACCGGGCGCGGCCGGCGATCGACCCGGTCGCCGCCACCCTGGGCCCGTCGTTCCCGAGCGGCCACTCGTCGACGGCGGCCTCCCTGTTCGCGGCGGTCGCGCTCCTGGCGGGCCGGCGCCGCGGCGTCACGGCCAGGGCCGCCCTGGCGGCGGCCGCGGTCGGGATCGCCGTCGCCGTGGCGTGCAGCCGGGTGATGCTCGACCTGCACTGGACGTCCGACGTGGTCGGCGGGCTGGCGCTCGGCTGGGCCTGGTTCGCCGCCTGCGCGGTCGCCTTCGGCGGCCGGCTGCTCGACTTCGGCGCGCCCGTCGAGCAGGCCGCCCTGCGGGACCCCGTGCCGGTCAGCCGGCCCGGGGGCCGTCCGACAGCAGATGCGAGTGGAGCGGCTGGAGCGCGTCGGCCGGATCGCCCGGCTCCGCACGGTAGATCGTGA
- a CDS encoding phosphatase PAP2 family protein — protein MVAFIVAALTGFVILAALAILVGWVLQHYVLHDHGIGHADEHVNVWLSHHRTGARNDASFWMSGVGDIPAIPVIVALTMAVAAVRRHWRVAAFILTAIAVEAATYRAATLSIHRVRPRVPRLDHLPVDASYYSGHTAASVAVYCGVALLITSAVHSRAVRVVVWLIAIAIPLLVALSRMYRGMHHPTDVTAGAIWGIGSILVAITAARAAAAAEERRPA, from the coding sequence GTGGTCGCGTTCATCGTCGCCGCCCTTACCGGATTCGTGATCCTCGCGGCGCTCGCGATCCTCGTCGGCTGGGTGCTGCAGCACTACGTCCTTCACGACCACGGCATCGGCCACGCCGACGAGCACGTGAACGTGTGGCTCTCCCATCACCGGACGGGCGCGCGCAACGACGCCTCGTTCTGGATGTCCGGCGTCGGCGACATCCCGGCGATCCCCGTGATCGTCGCCCTGACGATGGCGGTCGCGGCCGTGCGCAGGCACTGGCGTGTGGCGGCCTTCATCCTCACCGCGATCGCCGTCGAGGCGGCCACGTATCGCGCCGCCACGCTCTCGATCCATCGCGTGCGGCCGCGCGTTCCCCGCCTCGACCACCTCCCGGTCGACGCCAGCTACTACTCCGGCCACACAGCCGCGTCAGTCGCCGTCTACTGCGGCGTCGCCCTCCTGATCACAAGCGCCGTGCACAGCCGCGCGGTGCGGGTCGTGGTCTGGCTGATCGCCATCGCGATCCCGCTTCTGGTCGCCCTGTCGCGCATGTATCGCGGCATGCACCATCCCACCGACGTCACCGCCGGCGCGATCTGGGGGATCGGGTCGATCCTCGTGGCGATCACGGCCGCCCGGGCGGCCGCGGCGGCAGAGGAGCGGAGGCCGGCGTGA
- a CDS encoding diacylglycerol kinase family protein: protein MSTIAVIAHGRKRTADLPKLRRALERRGVLDPLWAEVPKSKRAPKQLRKLLERGADHVFVWGGDGMAQRCIDTLAGSDATLAIVPAGTSNLLASNLGIPKSVTKAVDVGLTGRRRKIDVASLNGERFAVMAGAGFDAEMIDGADGAMKRRLGRAAYLWTGAKSLRARPFEARIQVDGTQWYRGPASCILAGNMGSLFGGVEVFTDAEPDDGLLDLAVITAEGLAQWAGTVGRTIAGHPERSPSFRVTRGRKVKVKLDRKVLYELDGGARDKAKRYRLAVEPGAITVCVPAATRNGDGTT, encoded by the coding sequence GTGAGCACGATCGCCGTCATCGCCCACGGCCGCAAGCGCACGGCCGACCTGCCCAAGCTGCGCCGCGCGCTCGAGCGCCGGGGCGTGCTCGACCCGCTCTGGGCCGAGGTGCCGAAGAGCAAGCGCGCCCCGAAGCAGCTGCGCAAGCTGCTCGAGCGCGGCGCCGATCACGTCTTCGTCTGGGGCGGCGACGGGATGGCCCAGCGCTGCATCGACACGCTGGCCGGCAGCGACGCGACCCTCGCGATCGTGCCGGCCGGGACGTCGAACCTGCTCGCCTCGAACCTCGGCATCCCCAAGAGCGTCACGAAGGCGGTCGACGTCGGGCTCACGGGCCGGCGGCGGAAGATCGACGTCGCGTCGCTGAACGGCGAGCGCTTCGCGGTCATGGCCGGCGCCGGGTTCGACGCCGAGATGATCGACGGCGCGGACGGCGCGATGAAGCGCCGCCTGGGCCGCGCGGCCTACCTGTGGACGGGCGCGAAGAGCCTGCGCGCGCGGCCGTTCGAAGCCCGGATCCAGGTCGACGGGACGCAGTGGTACAGGGGCCCGGCGAGCTGCATCCTGGCCGGGAACATGGGCTCGCTCTTCGGCGGCGTCGAGGTGTTCACCGACGCGGAGCCGGACGACGGCCTGCTCGACCTGGCCGTGATCACCGCCGAGGGCCTCGCCCAGTGGGCGGGGACGGTCGGGCGCACGATCGCCGGCCACCCGGAGCGGTCGCCCAGCTTCCGCGTCACCCGGGGCCGGAAGGTGAAGGTGAAGCTCGACCGCAAGGTCCTCTACGAGCTCGACGGCGGCGCGCGCGACAAGGCGAAGCGCTACCGGCTCGCCGTCGAGCCCGGCGCGATCACGGTGTGCGTGCCGGCCGCGACCAGAAACGGAGACGGAACGACATGA
- a CDS encoding DUF1206 domain-containing protein, with protein sequence MSSRIEMQARAAGQNPTQSTAFELLTRIGFIARGVIYIIIGWLAIEVATHTTSGASANQKGALETIQKQPLGHWLLVVVAIGLGAYAIWRFVQAYAGHGPEGGGDASNFGRISAAASGCAYAAMCALAVSILLGSSSQSSNPHKSAAGVLGWPGGQWIVGIAGLIFVGVALFQGYKAVTLKFLEEDKTEQMGRTTERWITIMGVVGHLARMVAFGLIGIFIVKAAVDYSPQSAVGLDGALERLARQSYGTFLLAVVAAGLIAFGIYSIAEARYRRI encoded by the coding sequence ATGAGCAGCAGGATCGAGATGCAGGCCCGCGCGGCGGGCCAGAATCCCACCCAGAGCACGGCGTTCGAGCTGCTGACGCGGATCGGCTTCATCGCCCGCGGCGTGATCTACATCATCATCGGCTGGCTCGCGATCGAGGTCGCGACCCACACGACGTCGGGCGCCTCCGCCAACCAGAAGGGCGCGCTCGAGACCATCCAGAAGCAGCCGCTCGGCCACTGGCTCCTGGTCGTCGTGGCCATCGGCCTCGGCGCGTACGCGATCTGGCGGTTCGTCCAGGCCTACGCCGGCCACGGCCCCGAGGGCGGCGGCGATGCGTCGAACTTCGGCCGGATCTCGGCGGCGGCGAGCGGCTGCGCGTATGCCGCCATGTGCGCGCTCGCCGTGTCGATCCTGCTGGGCTCCTCGAGCCAGAGCTCGAACCCGCACAAGTCGGCCGCCGGCGTGCTCGGCTGGCCGGGCGGACAGTGGATCGTCGGCATCGCCGGCCTCATCTTCGTCGGCGTGGCCCTCTTCCAGGGCTACAAGGCCGTGACGCTGAAGTTCCTCGAAGAGGACAAGACCGAGCAGATGGGCCGGACCACCGAGCGCTGGATCACGATCATGGGCGTCGTCGGCCACCTGGCCCGCATGGTCGCCTTCGGCCTGATCGGCATCTTCATCGTCAAGGCCGCCGTCGACTACTCGCCGCAGAGCGCCGTCGGCCTGGACGGGGCGCTCGAGCGGCTCGCCCGCCAGTCCTACGGCACGTTCCTGCTCGCGGTCGTGGCCGCGGGGCTGATCGCGTTCGGCATCTACTCGATCGCCGAGGCGCGGTATCGACGCATCTAG